A DNA window from Candidatus Edwardsbacteria bacterium contains the following coding sequences:
- the dinB gene encoding DNA polymerase IV: MPRLIAHVDMDCFFAAVEVLDNPALTGKPVIVGADPKGGKGRGVVSAASYEARKFGVHSALPVSQAFALCPQGIFLPGRMRRYSEISDKIMEILKGFTPQIEQISVDEAFLDLSGCQRLFGEPREIARKIKTAIKSQLFLTASVGMGSNKLVAKIASDLQKPDGLVIVPEGGEKKFLAPMASGKLWGVGPKTADRLKQMGVETIGQLAEYNPKRLEVVFGKMGAYLHERANAIDEDPVSQGDQVRSMGREHTYDEDTGSKEDIHRTLLTLSEQVATALRAEGVKGRTITLKLRYQDFETHTYGRTVENAVDNAIEINTIARMLFDKNWQTFRKIRLIGVSASNLNQGEDQLGLFDDSQSKVKNEKLDKAVDEIREKYGRKAVKRAGEM, from the coding sequence ATGCCCAGGCTGATTGCCCATGTGGATATGGACTGCTTCTTCGCGGCGGTCGAAGTGCTGGATAACCCGGCGTTAACGGGCAAGCCGGTGATCGTGGGGGCCGATCCCAAAGGGGGCAAGGGTCGCGGCGTGGTATCAGCGGCGTCATATGAAGCTAGGAAATTCGGGGTTCACTCGGCCCTGCCGGTCTCCCAGGCCTTTGCTCTGTGTCCCCAAGGGATATTCCTGCCGGGAAGGATGCGGCGATATTCGGAAATATCAGATAAAATCATGGAAATACTGAAAGGCTTCACTCCGCAGATCGAACAGATCTCGGTGGATGAAGCCTTTTTGGATCTAAGCGGCTGCCAGAGGCTTTTCGGGGAACCCCGGGAGATCGCCCGGAAAATAAAAACGGCCATAAAATCTCAATTATTCCTTACTGCATCGGTTGGCATGGGGTCCAATAAATTGGTGGCCAAGATCGCCTCCGACCTGCAGAAACCGGACGGACTGGTGATAGTGCCCGAAGGCGGGGAGAAAAAATTTCTAGCCCCGATGGCATCGGGAAAATTGTGGGGCGTCGGGCCAAAGACGGCGGATAGGTTAAAACAAATGGGGGTCGAAACAATCGGGCAGCTGGCCGAATATAACCCCAAAAGACTGGAGGTTGTTTTCGGTAAAATGGGGGCCTATCTTCACGAACGGGCTAACGCCATAGATGAAGATCCTGTCAGCCAGGGAGATCAAGTCAGGTCCATGGGCCGGGAGCACACTTACGACGAGGATACCGGAAGCAAAGAGGATATCCACCGTACGCTTTTGACCCTGTCCGAGCAGGTGGCCACTGCCCTGAGGGCCGAAGGGGTAAAAGGGCGGACCATCACTCTCAAACTGAGGTATCAGGACTTCGAAACCCATACCTACGGCAGGACGGTAGAAAATGCAGTTGACAACGCCATCGAGATCAATACCATAGCCCGAATGCTTTTCGACAAGAACTGGCAGACCTTTCGCAAGATCCGGCTGATAGGCGTATCGGCCTCCAATCTGAACCAGGGAGAGGACCAGCTGGGCTTGTTCGACGATTCGCAAAGTAAAGTTAAGAATGAGAAGCTGGATAAAGCAGTGGATGAAATAAGGGAAAAATATGGCAGAAAGGCCGTCAAACGGGCGGGGGAGATGTAG
- a CDS encoding endonuclease III, with translation MLNRYYGQPRWTASRPLMDVLVETILSQNTSDSNSHRAFLALKKKYPRWETLAGAEAGSIALTIRAGGLANIKSRRIKELISFIVGKQGRAGLEFLKKLPRGEAYQYLLAIKGVGPKTAACTLLFGAGIPVYPVDTHIYRVSNRLGWVRKKEDREKFQDRFRKLVPDEMVYPLHLNIIEHGRKICHPRKPECPGCRLIKLCNWKEKTHEAVY, from the coding sequence ATGCTCAATAGATATTATGGGCAGCCCAGATGGACCGCTTCCCGTCCGCTGATGGATGTTTTGGTGGAGACCATTTTGTCCCAGAATACCAGCGACAGCAACAGTCACCGGGCATTTCTGGCCTTGAAGAAAAAATACCCCCGCTGGGAGACCCTGGCCGGCGCCGAGGCCGGCAGCATAGCTCTGACCATCAGGGCCGGAGGACTGGCAAATATCAAATCGCGAAGGATCAAGGAGCTGATTTCATTCATCGTTGGGAAGCAGGGGAGGGCCGGGCTGGAGTTCCTGAAAAAACTGCCCCGGGGGGAGGCCTATCAGTACCTGCTGGCGATCAAGGGAGTGGGCCCCAAAACCGCCGCCTGCACCCTGCTGTTTGGGGCCGGGATTCCGGTCTATCCGGTGGACACTCATATCTATCGGGTTTCAAACCGGCTGGGCTGGGTGAGGAAAAAAGAGGACCGGGAAAAATTTCAGGACCGATTCCGCAAGCTTGTCCCGGATGAGATGGTTTATCCCCTGCATCTGAACATAATTGAGCATGGCCGGAAAATCTGCCATCCCCGGAAACCGGAATGCCCCGGATGCCGTTTAATCAAGTTATGTAACTGGAAGGAGAAAACCCATGAAGCGGTATATTAA